A window from Cryptomeria japonica chromosome 1, Sugi_1.0, whole genome shotgun sequence encodes these proteins:
- the LOC131065612 gene encoding uncharacterized protein LOC131065612, which translates to MNVLIYFCICNVLLQQPSHSYLPQVSQNNHTMSSSRPPIRKDPAWKYHEDFPGQRKGQTKCIFCKTIFHGGIYRLKYHIAGVRGHDADPCTKAVTEAVRDCYVMVEEIERKRKEKEDLTVIGRHAPLGTGTQLGCVGGPSSLPSYRPTHFATTHASGSASISASASASASAPSHVPSTGSGSGNVSIGPRIRKSRLDTFFAPRTTPGSQQSLESMGWNKEVHDAAKMAVGRFWIYGSIPFFTARSPYWQEMVDALTICGAGFKAPSEFDLSGPILTELVNDVKKELGDQRQIWSTKGCTIMTDGWTDRRNRTLLNFLVSSAGGTVFIKSIDASAHCKNATYLCEQIEEVINEVGEENVV; encoded by the exons ATGAATGTcttaatttatttttgcatttgtaatgttttattgcagcaaccttcacattcttatttgcctcaagtttcacaaaacAATCATACAATGTCCTCTTCTAGACctcccattagaaaggaccctgcttggaaatatcatgaggattttccagggcaaagaAAAGGGCAAACAAAGTGtatattttgcaaaacaatattccatggaggcatatatagattgaaataccatattgctggtgtgcgtgggcATGATGCCGACCCATGCACAAAAGCAGTCACTGAGGCCGTACGTGATTGCTATGTAatggttgaagaaattgaaaggaaaaggaaagaaaaagaggatctcacaGTCATTGGGAGACATGCACCTTTAGGAACAGGGACAcaattaggttgtgttggagggcctTCTTCCTTACCTTCATATCGTCCCACTCATTTTGCTACTACTCATGCTTCCGGTTCTGCTTCTATAAGTGCCAGTGCTAGTGCCAGTGCCTCTGCCCCTTCTCATGTTCCTAGCACTGGCAGTGGTAGTGGGaatgttagcattggacctaggattcgtaaatctaggttggataccttttttgcacctcgcactactcctgggtcccaacagtcacttgagagcatgggttggaacaaggaggtccatgatgctgctaaaatggcagttggcagatTTTGGATCTATGGCAGTATTCCATTCTTCACAGCCAG GTcaccttattggcaagaaatggttgatgcccttaccatttgtggggcggggttcaaagccccttctgagtTTGATTTGAGCGGACCCATTTTGACTgaattggtgaatgatgtgaagaaAGAATTGGGTGATCAACGCcaaatatggagcactaaaggttgcaccatcatgactgatggttggacagacaggagaaatagaactctccttaattttcttgtttcttccgcag ggggcaccgttttcatcaagtctattgatgcctccgcccattgcaagaatgccacctacctatgtgagcagatagaggaggtgattaatGAGGTGGGTGAAGAGAACGTGGTATAG